The Nycticebus coucang isolate mNycCou1 chromosome 5, mNycCou1.pri, whole genome shotgun sequence genome window below encodes:
- the DIRAS3 gene encoding GTP-binding protein Di-Ras3 — MGSSGFGPQDWVLRRLQLLRSALVVRTSQAGQRPTEYQVVVAGSAGVGKSSLMQRWARGTFGSAHPATVENTYCRLRGCDHGVTTLRVTDSASGHHNPAMQRQAVTEGHAFILLYSVTKRETLEELKPFYELIRKIKGRDLCRVPILLVGNKSDALGREVALTDGATCASEWNCAFMEISAKMEVNVQELFHVLLTQKKMFAACFQGPRKKSHMPKATEKLLGKCIVM; from the coding sequence ATGGGCAGCTCAGGCTTCGGGCCCCAGGACTGGGTACTGCGAAGGCTGCAGCTCCTGCGCTCCGCGCTGGTCGTCCGCACGTCCCAGGCGGGTCAGCGCCCCACCGAGTACCAGGTAGTGGTGGCGGGCTCGGCTGGTGTTGGGAAGAGTTCCCTGATGCAGCGCTGGGCGCGGGGCACCTTCGGGAGCGCGCACCCAGCGACCGTTGAGAACACCTACTGCAGGCTGCGGGGCTGTGACCACGGCGTCACCACGCTGCGCGTCACTGATAGTGCCAGCGGCCACCACAACCCGGCGATGCAGCGCCAGGCCGTCACGGAGGGTCACGCATTCATCCTGCTCTACTCGGTCACCAAGAGAGAGACCTTGGAAGAGCTGAAGCCCTTCTACGAGCTGATCCGCAAGATTAAAGGCCGTGACTTGTGCAGGGTCCCCATCCTGCTGGTGGGCAACAAAAGCGACGCGCTGGGCCGAGAGGTGGCCCTGACCGATGGCGCCACCTGCGCGTCGGAGTGGAATTGCGCCTTCATGGAGATCTCGGCCAAGATGGAAGTGAACGTTCAGGAACTGTTCCACGTGCTGCTGACCCAGAAGAAAATGTTCGCTGCCTGCTTCCAGGGTCCCCGAAAGAAATCCCACATGCCCAAGGCCACGGAGAAGCTGCTCGGCAAATGCATCGTCATGTGA